The following are from one region of the Methanomassiliicoccales archaeon LGM-DZ1 genome:
- a CDS encoding WD40 repeat domain-containing protein, translating to MADFSKLTLAQRLDSDELRIQNIEARLEVVFSCCSWDDPENLPEEDHVFRAAASAADRLLRTWSRQKDSTSETKGDLPSEKTARLLEICRRFGFVPQYGIFPEYPMKAGKIGLSRDGALAANLERRGELTVISVGSMMPLFTIPSRGPGRKYSFSPDSSLIAVADHDSVSVWDIETMEMAELLSNCEGEPSEPSWSDDGRSVSFCIGGRAYAYRIDGEEPEQTAGFRLDGPDGSGFCVSALSSDGSLLFCGGKNIAVLDIASGSKACAEGAAAKNKELSPGARAIWHNGRFWVFDTYRNFTVGPDGDAEEMHLPEMLMKRPSERRPILFLGLGTDISAKGIWQICGYSGGGMLSLVNERVPKIGDGTVILTPGRMSLDDLAIRPAEGASVAVDAGPYSDWVPADEVLAVSGPRMIACRPTGNRERPRRFTYMKLAGDGLKAVRELLPSAPGSTSVYPGTGSEYAAVGCFGKDDSEAGSLVCVRMIDRETGTLSRINAGEGRRNTLYAPDGLTFIHDSGAYAESGNAGNAMVSEDGKRIFLRLSEKGTGETVWNSASRIVCIDLADGKVYPRNGSTVRGTLAGRNGPDGAFVRDGDRTIAVDGKMNIVSEAVHPDDDADYQAKRAAEEWSEEFCDAGPFSIWVCGEKED from the coding sequence GTGGCAGACTTCTCAAAGCTCACTCTGGCCCAGAGGCTCGACAGCGACGAGCTCAGGATCCAGAACATCGAGGCCCGCCTGGAAGTGGTCTTCTCCTGCTGCAGCTGGGACGACCCCGAGAACCTTCCGGAAGAGGACCATGTTTTCCGCGCGGCCGCCAGCGCCGCCGACCGCCTCCTCAGGACCTGGAGCAGGCAGAAGGACAGCACTTCAGAGACCAAGGGCGATCTCCCCTCCGAGAAGACCGCGAGGCTGCTGGAGATCTGCAGGCGCTTCGGGTTCGTCCCGCAGTACGGCATCTTCCCCGAATACCCGATGAAAGCAGGGAAGATCGGCCTCTCCCGCGACGGCGCCCTCGCGGCCAACCTTGAAAGGAGGGGGGAGCTGACGGTCATCTCCGTCGGCTCCATGATGCCCCTCTTCACGATACCCTCCCGCGGGCCGGGCAGGAAGTACTCTTTCTCTCCGGACTCGTCCCTCATCGCCGTCGCAGACCATGACAGCGTCTCGGTCTGGGACATCGAGACCATGGAGATGGCTGAGCTGCTCAGCAACTGCGAAGGAGAGCCTTCCGAGCCATCCTGGTCGGACGACGGGCGCAGCGTGTCGTTCTGCATCGGCGGGCGGGCGTACGCCTACAGAATCGACGGGGAGGAGCCCGAGCAGACGGCAGGCTTCAGGCTTGACGGCCCCGACGGCTCGGGCTTCTGCGTCTCGGCGCTGAGCAGCGACGGGAGCCTGCTCTTCTGCGGAGGGAAAAACATCGCGGTCCTGGACATCGCCTCCGGATCGAAAGCATGCGCGGAAGGGGCTGCCGCGAAGAATAAAGAGCTCAGCCCCGGCGCCCGCGCCATCTGGCACAACGGAAGGTTCTGGGTCTTCGACACTTACAGGAATTTCACTGTAGGCCCGGACGGAGATGCCGAGGAGATGCATCTGCCCGAGATGCTCATGAAAAGGCCCTCCGAGCGCAGGCCGATCCTCTTCCTCGGCCTGGGAACCGATATCTCCGCCAAGGGGATCTGGCAGATCTGCGGGTACAGCGGCGGCGGGATGCTGTCATTGGTCAATGAGCGCGTGCCGAAGATCGGAGACGGGACCGTGATCCTCACCCCCGGCAGGATGTCCCTGGATGATCTCGCGATCAGGCCGGCGGAAGGTGCGTCCGTGGCCGTCGATGCGGGCCCGTACTCCGACTGGGTGCCTGCGGATGAGGTGCTCGCGGTAAGCGGGCCGCGCATGATCGCCTGCAGGCCTACCGGGAACCGCGAGCGCCCCCGCCGCTTCACCTACATGAAGCTGGCCGGAGATGGACTCAAGGCCGTCAGGGAGCTCCTGCCGAGCGCTCCGGGCAGCACGTCTGTCTATCCCGGGACCGGAAGCGAGTATGCGGCGGTCGGCTGCTTCGGCAAGGATGACAGCGAGGCCGGCTCCCTCGTCTGCGTCAGGATGATCGACAGGGAGACGGGAACGCTCTCCCGGATAAACGCCGGAGAAGGCCGCAGGAACACGCTCTACGCCCCTGACGGGCTGACGTTCATCCATGATTCCGGCGCGTATGCCGAATCAGGCAACGCCGGCAACGCGATGGTCTCGGAAGACGGGAAGCGCATCTTCCTCAGGCTTTCGGAGAAGGGTACCGGGGAAACAGTCTGGAACAGCGCCTCCAGGATCGTCTGCATCGACCTGGCCGACGGGAAGGTGTACCCCCGGAACGGAAGCACGGTCCGCGGGACGCTCGCCGGCAGGAACGGCCCGGACGGGGCGTTCGTCAGGGACGGAGACAGGACCATCGCGGTCGATGGGAAGATGAACATCGTATCGGAGGCAGTGCATCCGGATGATGATGCAGACTATCAGGCGAAGAGGGCCGCCGAAGAATGGTCCGAAGAGTTCTGCGATGCAGGGCCGTTCTCGATCTGGGTCTGCGGAGAAAAAGAAGACTGA
- the dcm gene encoding DNA (cytosine-5-)-methyltransferase: MADSPDFRFIDLFAGIGGMRMAMEDLGGKCVFASEIEPNAAKVYEDNFGDEPKLYGDITKLPWEKTDQVKKELGEFDILVGGFPCQAFSMAGKRNGFKDDRGKLFDYIDKILGICKPKAFLLENVVGLVSQDKGKTLEHILSRLNKLGYYVPDPQILDASDYGVPQKRKRIYIVGFREDLGIDKFDYPKPTTPNEEDKKTLESVMTAVRVPNEYYLSQGYLDCLKNHKKKQHEEGRGFGYCILKPGDIPNTLMGGGMGRERNLIRDDKIGNDRTTKTHRKTPINSENIRALTPREFARIQGFPDDFKIDVSKTYAYKLFGNSVAIDVVYYVGLEMMKSLKSKKEIKNYKVRVPDSKKYNHDLTKID, from the coding sequence ATGGCAGACAGTCCCGACTTCAGATTCATCGACCTTTTCGCAGGAATTGGCGGGATGCGCATGGCCATGGAGGATCTCGGCGGAAAATGCGTATTCGCTTCGGAAATAGAGCCGAATGCTGCAAAAGTTTACGAAGATAATTTCGGAGACGAGCCCAAACTCTACGGAGATATTACAAAACTGCCGTGGGAAAAAACCGATCAAGTTAAGAAAGAATTAGGCGAGTTCGACATCCTTGTTGGAGGGTTCCCCTGTCAGGCCTTTTCCATGGCTGGAAAAAGAAATGGGTTTAAGGACGATCGGGGAAAACTCTTCGACTATATTGATAAAATCTTAGGAATATGTAAACCGAAAGCTTTCCTGCTCGAGAACGTGGTAGGCCTTGTCTCTCAGGATAAAGGAAAAACCCTGGAACACATTCTGAGCCGCCTGAATAAATTAGGTTATTATGTACCAGATCCTCAAATCTTGGATGCTTCGGATTACGGGGTTCCACAGAAAAGGAAGAGGATTTACATCGTAGGTTTTAGAGAGGATTTAGGAATAGATAAATTCGATTATCCGAAACCGACGACTCCGAATGAGGAAGACAAGAAAACTCTGGAATCGGTTATGACTGCTGTCAGGGTTCCGAACGAATATTATCTGTCACAAGGATATCTAGATTGTCTGAAAAATCATAAGAAAAAACAGCATGAGGAAGGCCGCGGTTTCGGCTATTGTATTTTGAAACCAGGCGACATTCCCAATACACTGATGGGCGGCGGTATGGGAAGAGAAAGAAATCTTATCCGTGATGATAAAATCGGCAATGACCGGACAACCAAAACACACAGGAAAACTCCGATCAACAGCGAGAATATAAGGGCCCTGACGCCTAGAGAATTTGCAAGAATTCAGGGATTTCCTGATGATTTCAAAATCGATGTCTCAAAAACATACGCATACAAACTTTTCGGAAACTCCGTGGCGATAGATGTTGTTTACTATGTCGGTCTCGAGATGATGAAGAGTTTGAAATCGAAAAAAGAGATTAAAAATTATAAAGTGCGTGTGCCTGACTCTAAAAAATACAACCATGATTTGACTAAGATTGATTGA
- a CDS encoding PD-(D/E)XK motif protein, whose translation MNKKAIISDDEIGLEDVRSKIMSELDSFLVDAVKGKDYPFENTVGGHALFGIYNSSTIGFLIECSTGDKDFNEEFSGMSIHSEQISFSGSVHSGLMLCCRNERYVKNSFLCVCESFLFPSSGTLENNIANPDEWADNWKKLVGNKQKHSRTYQIIGELLLLKELKIKGYQNIIWVGPDGDINDVIASNGTQNLNFEVKSTIQRSGMSIIVSEEYQVMKAGTLVFYRFESTPTGNLTLKSVVSSLVNLGFSKDDLCSKIENKLNVKNSSEHKLAYNLIEEKVFPVDEDFPDITKAFVDGKKPKNIGKISYEIDLSGLKTSHVLDLNHKQRINSIAVCEESDSWQTVPTSDSSTFSQELAGCAWPWRISAENAYSLRK comes from the coding sequence GTGAAAGGCAAGGATTACCCGTTTGAGAATACTGTCGGAGGTCATGCTCTATTCGGAATCTACAATTCCAGCACAATAGGCTTCCTGATTGAATGCAGTACGGGAGATAAGGATTTCAACGAGGAATTCTCCGGTATGTCGATACATTCGGAGCAGATTTCCTTCAGCGGATCCGTTCATTCGGGATTGATGTTATGCTGCCGCAATGAAAGGTATGTGAAGAATTCCTTCCTCTGCGTATGCGAATCTTTCCTCTTTCCCAGTTCGGGGACACTGGAAAACAACATCGCCAATCCAGATGAATGGGCGGATAATTGGAAAAAACTGGTGGGAAACAAACAAAAGCATTCTAGAACGTATCAAATCATCGGAGAACTTCTTCTCCTTAAAGAATTGAAAATCAAAGGATATCAGAATATCATTTGGGTAGGTCCAGACGGCGACATCAATGATGTTATAGCCTCCAACGGAACTCAAAATCTGAATTTCGAAGTTAAATCGACAATTCAACGCAGCGGGATGTCGATTATCGTTTCGGAAGAATATCAGGTAATGAAGGCGGGGACACTAGTTTTCTATAGGTTCGAGTCAACGCCTACCGGTAACCTGACTTTAAAGAGTGTAGTAAGCAGTCTCGTCAACCTGGGATTCAGCAAAGATGATCTTTGTTCCAAAATTGAAAACAAACTGAATGTGAAAAACAGCAGCGAACACAAACTTGCTTACAATCTGATTGAAGAGAAAGTATTCCCAGTTGACGAAGATTTCCCTGACATTACCAAGGCGTTCGTCGACGGAAAGAAGCCGAAGAATATCGGAAAAATCAGTTACGAGATTGATTTATCAGGACTCAAAACGTCCCATGTACTCGATTTAAATCATAAGCAACGAATTAATAGCATTGCGGTATGTGAGGAAAGTGATTCATGGCAGACAGTCCCGACTTCAGATTCATCGACCTTTTCGCAGGAATTGGCGGGATGCGCATGGCCATGGAGGATCTCGGCGGAAAATGCGTATTCGCTTCGGAAATAG